In Marinobacter salinisoli, the DNA window CGACAACGTGAATTCGACACAGGCTCAGAAGGAGCATGATGACAACCGATGCAACAACGGCATTCATGGTGAACTCCGGGTGTTCTCAGGAGGATTGGCCGCCGCCGTTCAGCGACGCGCTTGCGTGGAAAAGCGCGCTAATCTGCCGTAGTTGGATGAAAAAATCAAAAATGCGTGGCCGCAGGGGGGTCAGGCATCTCCGACCCGGGCAAACCGGGGTACCTGCTCGCCGGCCAGTTCCACGGTTTCGCGAAACATCGCCAGCGGGCGAACCCACAGGCTGAAGTCACCGTACAAACAGCGGTAAACCACCATCCACTCCTCAGTTTCGCTGTGCCGGGCCAGGTCAATTACCTGGTAATCCTTTCCCTTGTAGTGACGGTAGCGTCCCGGCTCCAGCCGGGGTTTGTGGTCGTTCATCAATCATCCCTCTGGCGGTGGGTGTGTTGTGTTACGAACGGGACGAGGTGCGTGTAAGCGTCTAGACTTAGGGGTGTTTATCTGATGTGTCGAATTTCTGTTCAGGCCTTCGGAAGTGTAGTCCAAGTCGTCGGGCCGTAAAACCGGAAACGGAATATGAAGCATCCCGCGACTTCTCGGGTTTTGTCTCTTCTGGTTGGGCTGCTGCTTGTTACTGCGGGTCGCCTGACGTTCGGAAATGAGCAGTATTTCTGGTTAACCGATCAAGCGGACATCCTCAGCATCGAACAGGTAATGGCGCTCGATCAGACCCATTGGCAGAGTGCCACCGTCGATCGGACCCTGAATCTGGGGCTGAGAGACGCTGCCGTGTGGGTGAAGGTGCCGATGCCGCCGGATCCGATGCTAAGGATTCTCGAGGTCGGCCATCCGTTACTGGACGAGGTTGACCTTTACTGGTCCTCCGATGACCTTGTCGCGCTGCGCTACCTTACCGGCGACTCCCGTCCCTTCGACAGCCGGCCGTTACGCCACCGGAATTTCGCTTTCCCGATCCCCCTTGATGAGGGGTCGCTGACGGCCTACATCCGGATCCGGACCGACGGCACCCTGCAGATTCCCCTGAAATTACTGACGCCGGAAGAATTCATCTCGGCCGAGCAGGTGTCGTATGGCTGGCAGGCGATGTTTGTTGGTTTTATTGCTGCGCTGGCCCTGTTCAACCTGCTGTTATTTCAGATTGTTCGCCAGCCCACCTACCCCTGGCTGGTGCTGACCCTGCTGTCCGCTGGCCTGGTGCATCTGCATCTGCACGGTTTGCTGTTCCAGTGGCTCTGGCCCGGCGCACCCTCCATCAATCGCTATTTCACGGTACTGATCATTGGTGTGGCTTTGATTTCAGCCACCATGTTTACCATTCGTTTCCTGTCGGTACGCCAGCACAGTGTGGTGTGTTACCGGATTCT includes these proteins:
- a CDS encoding DUF1653 domain-containing protein, with translation MNDHKPRLEPGRYRHYKGKDYQVIDLARHSETEEWMVVYRCLYGDFSLWVRPLAMFRETVELAGEQVPRFARVGDA